The DNA segment CTCACTTCCTCATTATGCTGGGTAGAGACCACGACCGTGTCGATCCGCACTGGTTTGTTCCCCTCAAATTCCACCGTCACCTGGCTTTTGGTGTCGGGCCGCAGCCAATTGACATGCCGTAGTTGCCGGGCCTCGGTCAGGCGATTGATAATCCGATGCGCGAGCGCGATCGGTAGCGGCATGAGCTCGGGAGTGTCGTTGCACGCATAGCCAAACATCAGCCCCTGGTCCCCCGCTCCCACATCCTTCCCCGCGGCGGTGTTGTCGTTCACCCCCTGGGCGATGTCGGGGCTTTGCTTATCCAAGGTCACCATGACGGCGCAGGTATCGGCGCAGATCCCCATTTGGTCGTCGGTATAGCCCACGTCCCGTATGACGCCGCGCACGATTTGTTGATAATCAATCACCGCGTTGCTGGTGATTTCTCCCGCGACCACCGCCACGCCGGTGGTAACCAGCGTTTCGCACGCCACGCGACTCAGCGGGTCTTGGGCCAACATGGCATCTAAAATTCCGTCCGAGATTTGGTCGGCCAGTTTGTCGGGGTGGCCCATGCTGACGGATTCGCTGGTGAACAAGTATTTTCCAGAAGCCACGTTGACCCACTCCTCAAGCAAAAAAAGGGCAAAAAACGCCAAAATGGTGGCGTGCCGCGATCAGGCAAAAATCGCTGAACCGTGATCAAAGTTAGAGTATAAGAACTTTTCCGCCAGAGGGGAATGCGGGGCGCGTTCCCCACCGAACATGGGCCGCGGCGCTTTGCGCGGTCGCCGCGAATGCCCG comes from the Pirellulales bacterium genome and includes:
- the metK gene encoding methionine adenosyltransferase: MASGKYLFTSESVSMGHPDKLADQISDGILDAMLAQDPLSRVACETLVTTGVAVVAGEITSNAVIDYQQIVRGVIRDVGYTDDQMGICADTCAVMVTLDKQSPDIAQGVNDNTAAGKDVGAGDQGLMFGYACNDTPELMPLPIALAHRIINRLTEARQLRHVNWLRPDTKSQVTVEFEGNKPVRIDTVVVSTQHNEEVSHASIQEYVIKQIVEPALPAELVKGNIKYHINPTGRFVVGGPQGDCGLTGRKIIVDTYGGWGRHGGGAFSGKDPTKVDRSAAYMARHVAKNLVAAGLADRCEVQLAYAIGVSDPVSVHVDSQGTGKISDEKLCAIARELFPLSPSGIIKYLDLRRPIYRPTAAGGHFGRTGKPGEFTWESTHRKDELAKAAK